In Anabas testudineus chromosome 12, fAnaTes1.2, whole genome shotgun sequence, the genomic stretch agagaaacaggtCAAAAACAATGGGCTGGGTTCATCTGAACATGAGCTTCAGTAGATAAAACtccaaaatataataaagttattaaCGATGAAGTTAATTTGGAGTCCCTCAGGTCCACTTCAACAAGAAAACAGTGGTTTTCTAGAATGAACTAGAAGCTGCTAGATGCTCAAACTTCCCTTTTCAATCCTCACAGTAACGGCCTGTTTTTCTTCTAGATGTCGCACCTGAAAACTCCAGAGAAGGACCAGAGGTTCAAACAGTCCACAGTCATTTATGATTCTTCACTGGGAAACAGGAGGACCGAACATCTCCATGGTCTCCAAAACGAGTGACAGATGATCCAGGAATGAGTTCACAGACACTCGGAGGATTCGTGCTTCATCTGCGCTCCACCTCCTGAAACACAGCAGTTAAACAGTAAGTTACACAGAACACAGCTGGAAAGGTTCGAAGCGTGCACGGTGTTTCTTACACGGACAACGTGCTGCCAGACACTGTTAACTCTTTGCTGATGCC encodes the following:
- the LOC113159082 gene encoding EKC/KEOPS complex subunit Lage3 isoform X1; amino-acid sequence: MAETDGETNHETGKLELYPLEISLDVPFPSSRDAAIALRSLSPDREPRKGGISKELTVSGSTLSVRWSADEARILRVSVNSFLDHLSLVLETMEMFGPPVSQ
- the LOC113159082 gene encoding EKC/KEOPS complex subunit Lage3 isoform X2; translated protein: MAETDGETNHETGKLEFSLDVPFPSSRDAAIALRSLSPDREPRKGGISKELTVSGSTLSVRWSADEARILRVSVNSFLDHLSLVLETMEMFGPPVSQ